A part of Aspergillus flavus chromosome 5, complete sequence genomic DNA contains:
- a CDS encoding DNA polymerase alpha/primase associated subunit: protein MEDIVGELNELFAASSPDGLPKDVLAELQSLLRVHSIAPQELFYKWESFCLKMGSEETKLNLETVRLFKRDVQESLERETRSKPGRQLPTATPRAAAATDVFGILDGLTPNASHGRTPNSAKRKADFASPSASKVGKVDSPIGPKALRKPINGAATGDGAQSVPFSGRQNPGQTLETLNAHLSMPETPMAPFSEARIRPTANTDLKKFGYKPMAMRLSEASEILDDRIDEFMTIFQKEYETEDLPFGSAATQSTSEIVAVGRIASDSMEGKLNPASLVLETSRRTGAGMRVPLKVDTLPSVNFFPGQIVALRGINASGNYFSVKEVLSTPLLPPAASSVPTMEGINERLEEAGSSPLNIMISSGPYTADDNLDFEPLNKICQKAAESYADGLVLMGPFLDIEHPLVASGDFDLPETNGYDPDTATLTTVFRHCITTPLQRLVAAVPSITIVMVPSVRDAVSKHVSWPQEQLPKKELGLPKQVRMVSNPVTLSLNETVIGLCSHDVLYELRREEALHGKPKEGNLLTRLSKYLVEQRHFNPVFPPSSRDALPKPGIENGLATGATLDVSYMKLGEWWNVRPDVLIVPSMLPPFVKVVDSVLVINPGTLSKRRAPGTYAQMAIHPREITEEEREQKHISHKLYERTRVDVIRI from the exons ATGGAGGATATCGTTGGAGAGCTCAATGAGCTTTTTGCAGCTTCGTCCCCCGATGGACTTCCTAAGGACGTCCTCGCAGAGCTTCAGTCCCTTCTGCGAGTTCACTCAATTGCCCCGCAGGAGTTATTTTACAAATGGGAGTCATTCTGCTTGAAGATGGGCTCTGAGGAGACCAAGCTGAACCTAGAGACTGTAAGGCTGTTCAAGCGCGACGTTCAGGAATCGCTAGAGCGAGAGACTCGAAGCAAGCCCGGCCGACAATTACCAACCGCTACCCCGcgcgcagcagcagcaactgATGTCTTTGGGAT ATTAGATGGATTAACCCCAAATGCGTCCCACGGTCGAACGCCGAACTCAGCCAAGCGGAAAGCGGACTTTGCATCTCCCTCTGCGTCCAAGGTTGGAAAAGTCGATTCGCCAATCGGCCCTAAGGCCCTGCGAAAGCCCATTAATGGCGCTGCTACAGGAGATGGAGCGCA GTCTGTTCCTTTCTCGGGTCGCCAGAATCCCGGCCAGACGCTCGAAACCCTCAACGCCCACCTATCAATGCCAGAGACACCTATGGCTCCCTTCTCAGAGGCTCGGATACGACCCACTGCTAATACGGACCTGAAGAAGTTCGGATACAAGCCAATGGCAATGCGACTGTCTGAAGCATCCGAGATCCTCGATGACCGCATTGACGAGTTCATGACCATATTCCAGAAAGAATACGAAACAGAGGACCTCCCCTTCGGCAGTGCGGCGACCCAGAGCACTAGTGAGATTGTAGCGGTTGGACGTATCGCATCAGACAGCATGGAAGGAAAGCTTAACCCAGCCTCCCTTGTACTCGAGACCTCGAGACGGACAGGAGCTGGAATGCGTGTTCCTCTTAAAGTGGACACTCTACCGTCGGTGAATTTCTTCCCGGGACAAATTGTTGCTTTACGAGGTATCAATGCGTCCGGGAATTACTTCTCGGTCAAGGAGGTCCTATCCACGCCTCTCCTACCGCCCGCTGCATCATCTGTGCCCACTATGGAGGGTATCAACGAAAGACTGGAGGAGGCTGGCTCTTCTCCATTAAACATAATGATCTCCTCGGGGCCATACACAGCCGACGACAACTTAGATTTCGAGCCGCTGAACAAGATATGCCAAAAAGCGGCCGAGAGCTACGCGGACGGACTCGTCCTCATGGGTCCATTCTTAGACATCGAACATCCACTAGTAGCATCTGGAGACTTCGACCTCCCAGAAACCAACGGATACGACCCAGACACAGCCACCTTAACAACCGTATTCCGGCACTGCATCACGACGCCCTTGCAGCGATTAGTCGCGGCCGTACCCAGCATCACGATCGTGATGGTTCCCTCCGTCCGCGACGCCGTGAGCAAGCATGTCTCCTGGCCACAAGAGCAGCTCCCGAAGAAGGAACTCGGCTTGCCCAAGCAAGTGCGCATGGTTTCCAATCCAGTCACCCTGTCTTTGAACGAGACTGTCATTGGCTTGTGCTCGCACGACGTCCTATATGAGCTGCGGAGAGAAGAGGCTCTGCACGGCAAACCCAAAGAAGGCAATCTGCTCACCCGGTTGTCGAAGTACCTCGTCGAACAAAGACATTTCAACCCGGTCTTCCCGCCATCGTCACGAGACGCCCTCCCCAAACCAGGGATCGAGAACGGACTAGCCACGGGCGCCACCTTGGACGTCAGCTACATGAAGCTAGGCGAGTGGTGGAACGTCCGACCAGACGTACTAATCGTCCCCAGCATGCTCCCACCGTTCGTCAAA GTAGTAGACAGCGTCTTGGTAATCAACCCAGGCACGCTCTCCAAACGCCGAGCACCAGGAACCTACGCGCAAATGGCCATCCACCCACGAGAAAtcacagaagaagagcgcgAACAAAAGCATATCAGCCACAAACTGTACGAACGGACACGGGTAGACGTCATCCGCATCTGA
- a CDS encoding Apc13 domain protein produces the protein MSKDSTPTHLHMHHPRLADYFEDFTRPHTSATPSTTTSSHLYNNHTVTYGSSSPTLVPSFLPIEDIYVAPQYQPPNPEDEDDVVPDQHAAFGISRAMERRREAVWRDLGLEALVNSGSGKSAVRVKEVGRRMGGKRVVCLR, from the exons ATG agcAAAgactcaaccccaacccaccTCCACATGCACCACCCCCGACTAGCCGACTACTTCGAAGACTTCACCCGCCCCCACACCTCCGCAACCCCCAGcacaacaacctcctcccacCTCTACAACAACCACACCGTAACCTACGGTTCATCATCCCCGACCCTCGtcccctccttcctccctATCGAGGACATCTACGTCGCGCCGCAGTATCAGCCCCCAAACcccgaggacgaggatgatgttgtccCCGACCAGCATGCTGCGTTTGGGATTAGTAGGGCGATGGAACGCCGAAGGGAGGCCGTTTGGAGGGATTTGGGACTCGAGGCGCTGGTGAATTCTGGGAGTGGGAAGAGTGCGGTTAGGGTTAAGGAGGTGGGGAGGAGGATGGGGGGGAAGAGGGTTGTTTGTTTACGgtga
- a CDS encoding kinesin-like protein — MSLDPRVYHHVGHGYGPGSQSSVSSSDTSALTSITSPSIRSTTASAAALRSNASSPSLRAREGGAMHGTYLDGASSPTPGGNVRVVVRVRKFLPREIERNAECLISMDPRTQTTKLRAPRLDPEDEGKPKSQARGKVLEDKSFVFDNSFWSHDIDDDHYAHQEDVYNCLGEEFLDHNFEGYHTCIFAYGQTGSGKSYTMMGTPDQPGLIPRTCEDLFQRIESVQSPDISFNVRVSYFEVYNEHVRDLLVPRTDPPHYLRIRESPSEGPYVKDLTEATVKNFAELMKFMRKGDVSRTVASTKMNDTSSRSHAVFTITLKQIHHDLSTDETTERTARIRLVDLAGSERAKSTEATGQRLREGSNINKSLTTLGRVIAALADPKQGRSGKRKGKDVVPYRDSILTWLLKDSLGGNSKTAMIACISPSDYEETLSTLRYADQAKRIRTRARVNQDHLSAAERDKQIAEMAETIRTLQLSVSLATANRRESEIQNEKLEEYQQKVEKLQRLMEETKMVSECKIKQLQTENEALRNHLKLALDSLRNPIPPVTVEKRRGSLSPVTEYNKENRPGSPISDVETEPDLIWEDEDTIRIKGRELEAHDMQTDMEDLLMDINLFKRKLASDHERFRATQKQGGQKRRRALGDVWTNNR; from the exons ATGTCCTTGGATCCGCGGGTTTACCACCATGTCGGTCATGGCTATGGGCCTGGATCACAATCATCCGTCTCGTCTTCCGATACCTCCGCCCTAACGAGCATCACGAGCCCGTCAATCCGATCGACAACTGCTTCCGCCGCCGCACTACGGTCGAACGCTTCCAGTCCTTCTCTGCGCGCAAGGGAAGGAGGGGCCATGCACGGCACCTATCTAGATGGTGCCTCGAGCCCGACCCCTGGTGGAAATGTTCGCGTCGTGGTTCGGGTGAGGAAGTTCTTGCCCAGAG AAATCGAGCGCAATGCGGAGTGCTTGATTAGCATGGATCCTCGGACGCAGACGACCAAACTAAGGGCGCCCAGACTTGACCCAGAGGACGAGGGCAAACCGAAGTCGCAAGCACGCGGAAAGGTATTGGAGGATAAATCATTTGTTTTCGATAACTCGTTTTGGTCTCACGATATAGACGACGATCACTATGCGCACCAAGAAGACGTGTACAATTGCTTGGGAGAAGAATTTCTAGATCACAACTTCGAAGGATACCACACTTGTATATTCGCCTATGGTCAGACAGGTTCCGGCAAGAGTTACACCATGATGGGCACTCCGGACCAGCCGGGCTTGATTCCACGAACCTGCGAAGATTTGTTTCAGCGTATAGAGAGTGTTCAGTCGCCAGATATCAGCTTCAACGTCCGCGTTTCCTACTTCGAGGTTTACAACGAACATGTCCGCGACTTGCTGGTGCCTCGGACTGACCCGCCTCATTACCTTCGGATCCGCGAGTCGCCCTCTGAAGGCCCTTACGTGAAGGACTTGACTGAGGCAACAGTGAAGAATTTCGCTGAACTTATGAAATTCATGCGCAAAGGAGATGTTTCCCGCACGGTAGCAAGCACCAAGATGAACGATACCTCGTCCCGCTCCCATGCAGTCTTCACAATCACCCTGAAACAAATCCATCATGACCTCTCAACCGACGAGACGACGGAACGCACAGCACGAATCCGCCTGGTTGACTTGGCAGGATCGGAGCGAGCTAAGTCTACAGAGGCGACCGGACAACGGCTACGCGAAGGGTCGAACATCAACAAATCGCTCACGACATTGGGTCGAGTTATTGCGGCCTTAGCAGATCCGAAGCAAGGCCGGTCCGGCAAGCGGAAAGGCAAGGACGTTGTTCCCTATCGCGACTCGATCCTCACCTGGTTGCTCAAAGACAGCTTGGGGGGCAACTCGAAGACTGCCATGATTGCCTGTATTTCCCCATCAGACTACGAAGAGACACTATCTACTCTCCGCTATGCAGATCAGGCGAAACGTATCCGTACTCGTGCTCGGGTCAATCAAGACCATTTATCTGCCGCCGAGCGCGACAAACAGATCGCCGAAATGGCGGAGACGATCCGTACACTACAGCTCAGCGTGAGTTTGGCGACGGCGAACCGTCGAGAAAGCGAGATTCAGAATGAGAAACTGGAGGAATATCAGCAGAAGGTGGAGAAGCTGCAGCGATTAATGGAGGAGACGAAGATGGTCAGTGAATGCAAGATCAAGCAACTGCAAACAGAAAATGAAGCACTGCGCAATCACCTGAAGTTGGCTCTCGATAGTTTGAGAAATCCAATCCCACCTGTGACTGTTGAGAAACGCAGAGGCAGTCTTTCGCCTGTGACGGAATACAACAAGGAAAACCGACCCGGATCGCCAATTTCAGATGTGGAAACTGAACCCGACCTGATctgggaagatgaggacACGATCCGTATTAAGGGTCGTGAACTTGAAGCTCATGACATGCAGACTGATATGGAGGATCTGCTAATGGATATCAACCTGTTCAAGCGTAAGCTGGCCTCCGATCATGAGCGATTCCGAGCAACCCAGAAACAGGGAGGCCAGAAACGACGGCGAGCACTGGGAGATGTTTGGACGAATAACCGATGA
- a CDS encoding Low affinity iron permease-domain-containing protein, with translation MKHYKPTFRCEIKGVAETQNLSIEQDTKEVKAGIVTTAGEVTGYKVKASPRLLDRWLDTVVRIAGSAPIFCFIVGALLVWAFLGIRFGKSAKWTAVISDVQAILCYVFDSFLMRQLLREYSEQQEAMAEMKSRRNSHERMLGKLKNKLGPEGVHRVSQISGNRPLDALDQGTRTQGWFARMIIFSAWAFGHIITVGMYWVCIFIWLGFGHYCGWTDQWQLYINSATSALMVLVFAFLDCLRECYADYVNNCLDAIFRLDATLEKELRCITDDHLPNEPEVIQPPRENPLQVAVFYYADIIGTLVGIMILIAVIVAWAAVGPVFHFNDNWWLLIGTYAGLIGLFDSFILRNIQGKVKEYTVCQIQSLEKRDMMLFAKTQMAVPPKDNFDTSSVTHRISIAMGNVCSHLLMVVAGFLLTIGCVIGSSAMRWSTTGQLISNIPPSIIETFFMLILITGQNDADASARVDMTNIYHRRQRLLWFVKDAREYLAVRPESADLAEKGDN, from the coding sequence ATGAAGCACTACAAGCCAACTTTCCGGTGCGAGATTAAAGGTGTCGCAGAGACCCAAAACCTGTCCATTGAACAAGATACGAAGGAGGTAAAAGCCGGTATCGTGACAACAGCTGGCGAGGTCACCGGATACAAAGTTAAAGCAAGTCCTCGGCTGCTGGATCGATGGCTGGACACAGTCGTCCGCATTGCTGGGTCTGCACCGATCTTCTGCTTTATCGTTGGTGCTCTTCTCGTTTGGGCTTTCTTGGGCATTCGTTTTGGAAAATCTGCTAAATGGACCGCTGTCATTTCAGATGTACAGGCTATCCTGTGCTATGTGTTCGACTCTTTCCTCATGCGCCAACTGCTCCGCGAATATTCCGAACAGCAAGAGGCCATGGCTGAGATGAAGTCGAGACGGAACAGCCATGAGCGAATGCTCGGGAAGCTCAAGAACAAACTGGGGCCAGAGGGGGTCCATCGTGTATCCCAGATTAGTGGCAATCGGCCCTTAGATGCACTGGATCAAGGGACACGGACACAAGGCTGGTTTGCGCGAATGATTATTTTCTCCGCGTGGGCGTTCGGGCATATCATCACCGTGGGCATGTACTGGGTCTGCATCTTTATCTGGCTGGGCTTTGGACACTATTGCGGCTGGACGGACCAGTGGCAGCTGTACATCAATTCAGCAACGTCGGCTTTGATGGTCCTGGTATTTGCGTTCCTGGATTGTCTGCGGGAATGCTACGCCGACTATGTCAACAATTGCCTGGACGCCATCTTCCGTCTTGACGCTACACTCGAGAAAGAGCTCCGCTGCATCACCGATGACCACCTTCCAAACGAGCCCGAGGTTATTCAGCCGCCGCGTGAGAATCCACTACAGGTAGCCGTATTCTACTACGCCGACATCATCGGGACACTAGTCGGGATCATGATTCTCATAGCGGTGATCGTTGCCTGGGCCGCAGTCGGACCGGTCTTCCACTTCAATGACAATTGGTGGCTCCTAATTGGCACATACGCGGGGCTGATCGGTCTATTCGACAGTTTCATTCTGCGCAATATCCAAGGCAAGGTGAAGGAGTACACGGTTTGTCAAATTCAGAGCCTGGAGAAAAGAGACATGATGCTCTTCGCTAAGACGCAGATGGCAGTCCCGCCCAAGGATAATTTTGATACATCCTCTGTCACTCACCGAATCTCGATTGCTATGGGGAACGTCTGCTCGCATCTGCTCATGGTGGTTGCTGGCTTCCTGCTTACTATTGGCTGTGTGATTGGTTCGAGTGCAATGAGGTGGAGTACGACGGGGCAATTGATTTCGAATATTCCCCCTAGTATTATCGAGACCTTTTTCATGCTCATTTTGATCACCGGTCAGAATGATGCGGATGCCAGCGCGAGGGTTGATATGACTAATATTTATCACCGGCGGCAGAGACTCTTGTGGTTTGTTAAGGACGCTCGGGAATACCTGGCAGTTCGTCCAGAGTCAGCAGACCTCGCTGAGAAGGGCGACAATTAA
- a CDS encoding putative Asp-hemolysin precursor, whose protein sequence is MYDQWIGFNIVNNSGSFLKISNAYLRDGKFYPWDDKDNEISFDSVTNSRILPGVQDLSFGSCGRAYVPVGTAGEISFEADGKVVAKVEWDCPALAGSQNTVKSS, encoded by the exons ATGTATGACCAGTGGATCGGATTCAATATTGTCAATAACTCTGGGAGTTTTCTCAAGATCAGCAATGCTTATCTGAGAGA TGGTAAATTCTATCCGTGGGATGACAAAGACAACGAAATATCTTTCGATTCTGTCACCAATAGCCGAATCCTACCTGGCGTGCAGGACCTGTCCTTCGGCTCTTGTGGCAGAGCGTACGTGCCAGTTGGTACCGCGGGTGAAATATCTTTCGAAGCTGATGGCAAGGTCGTGGCGAAGGTAGAATGGGACTGTCCAGCGCTTGCTGGGTCACAGAATACAGTGAAGAGCTCTTAA
- a CDS encoding uncharacterized protein (the catalytic domain of human Diphosphoinositol Pentakisphosphate kinase 2 in complex with Adp At Ph 5.2), with translation MSALYKLAAVNNGPETSWDDNHMRLLTRLNDEEIEILQLPSPKCSAKRISAELCQMPMKKDQIMGSPWRLGICAMEDKALSKANQEIFRRLQVDGLIEVILFGDKTLLSKRPEEWPICDFLIAFYSDGFPLEKVISYTRLRSPSCYNDLHMQSLLFDRRLCNRVLDHLGVRTPKRLEVNRDGGPKAHDWGLLQHVYDRMGLVIPGPQEGEATHERSHPPKVSLSEDGNTLLVDGQTLHKPFVEKPVSAEDHNIYIYLPTTSRGTGGGRRLFRKVGNKCSEYDPDLVMPRCITEQGTTSSYVYEPLLNADNGEDVKAYAVGPQYCFAVTRKSPAVTGVVHRDASGKEVRLPTEVSKEEADAAAKISTGFGQSVCGFDIVRNKGKSYVIDVNGWTSVKNQPSFYGQCADILQQMLMSHVANKIAKK, from the coding sequence ATGTCAGCACTCTACAAACTGGCGGCAGTCAACAATGGCCCAGAGACCAGCTGGGACGACAACCACATGAGACTCCTCACTCGTCTGAACGACGAGGAAATTGAAATCCTCCAACTTCCCTCGCCCAAGTGTTCGGCTAAGCGCATATCGGCCGAATTATGCCAGATGCCAATGAAGAAAGACCAGATCATGGGCTCTCCCTGGAGACTCGGTATCTGTGCCATGGAAGACAAAGCACTCAGCAAGGCCAACCAAGAAATATTCCGTCGCTTACAGGTAGACGGTCTTATCGAGGTCATCCTGTTTGGCGACAAGACACTGTTGAGTAAGCGGCCGGAAGAATGGCCGATCTGTGATTTTCTGATCGCGTTCTATTCTGATGGTTTTCCCCTCGAGAAGGTCATTTCGTACACAAGACTCCGCTCGCCATCCTGCTATAATGACTTGCATATGCAGAGTCTTCTCTTTGATCGTCGGCTCTGTAATAGAGTCTTGGATCATCTTGGTGTGAGAACTCCGAAGAGGCTTGAGGTAAACCGTGACGGTGGTCCCAAGGCTCATGACTGGGGTCTCCTTCAGCACGTGTATGATCGGATGGGACTGGTAATACCAGGTCCTCAGGAGGGAGAGGCAACCCATGAACGGTCTCATCCACCGAAAGTATCCCTTTCAGAAGACGGGAATACGCTTCTAGTGGACGGTCAAACCCTCCACAAGCCCTTTGTGGAGAAGCCCGTCAGTGCGGAAGACCACAACATCTACATTTACTTGCCAACGACTTCCCGGGGCACCGGCGGGGGAAGAAGACTGTTTCGGAAAGTTGGCAATAAGTGTTCCGAATACGACCCTGACTTGGTCATGCCCCGGTGTATTACCGAGCAGGGCACGACCAGTAGTTACGTGTACGAGCCGCTCTTGAACGCCgacaatggagaagatgtcaaAGCCTACGCAGTGGGGCCCCAGTACTGTTTTGCGGTGACACGGAAATCGCCCGCAGTCACAGGCGTGGTCCATCGGGATGCAAGTGGCAAGGAAGTAAGACTGCCCACCGAGGTCAGTAAGGAGGAGGCAGACGCGGCTGCCAAGATCTCAACAGGTTTTGGGCAGTCTGTCTGTGGGTTCGACATCGTTCGAAATAAAGGCAAGAGTTACGTGATCGACGTGAATGGCTGGACCTCGGTGAAAAATCAGCCTAGCTTTTACGGTCAATGCGCTGATATCCTGCAGCAGATGCTTATGTCTCATGTTGCTAATAAGATTGCTAAGAAATGA
- a CDS encoding DUF1275 domain protein, with protein sequence MSGNSSSGNPPDLEAHQPPAKASFSTWWTQSVDVKYTDLICLLLCFTTGLCDSSAYNAWSCFLAMQTGNTIFLGLGASGQPTSKPWGWLKSLCSIAFFFIGAFTLANVTRRAGARRRGTLFLSFVFQSLLVIIAVALIEGDLIPHTSDDASLTGGPLFLELIPIALLAFQSAGSITSSRALGYNEIPTVVLTSVYFDVASDPNLAAVPTTNLKRNRRIGSVVMLLVGAIVGGWLSRSSGGMQSALWMAAGFKMVIAFAWLAWKKEAAPSK encoded by the exons ATGAGCGGAAATTCGTCTTCGGGCAACCCGCCCGACCTCGAAGCCCACCAACCACCTGCGAAAGCCTCTTTCTCAACATGGTGGACACAATCCGTGGACGTCAAATATACCGATCTCATCTGTCTTCTGCTCTGTTTCACTACCGGACTCTGTGACAGCAGCGCCTACAATGCATGGTCCTGTTTCTTGGCGATGCAGACCG GAAACACAATTTTCCTTGGTCTAGGAGCCTCCGGCCAACCAACCAGTAAACCCTGGGGCTGGTTGAAATCGCTCTGTTCAATCgcattcttcttcatcggcgcCTTTACCCTCGCCAACGTTACCCGCCGCGCCGGAGCCCGCCGCCGTGGCACGCTCTTTTTGTCATTCGTGTTCCAGTCCCTTCTGGTCATCATTGCCGTCGCCCTGATTGAAGGCGACCTCATTCCACACACCTCGGACGATGCCTCTCTGACAGGTGGTCCTCTCTTCCTGGAGCTCATCCCCATTGCGCTCTTGGCGTTCCAGTCCGCCGGCTCCATCACTTCCAGTCGGGCGCTGGGGTACAATGAGATCCCGACGGTGGTCTTGACCAGCGTGTATTTCGACGTCGCATCCGACCCGAATCTGGCGGCTGTGCCAACGACCAACCTGAAGCGAAACCGACGTATCGGAAGTGTGGTGATGCTGTTGGTTGGAGCTATTGTAGGCGGGTGGTTGAGTCGGAGTAGTGGAGGGATGCAGTCGGCCCTGTGGATGGCTGCTGGGTTCAAGATGGTGATCGCTTTTGCGTGGTTGGCTTGgaagaaggaggctgctCCTTCCAAGTGA
- a CDS encoding translation initiation factor eif-2b delta subunit (unnamed protein product): MANPVDPAQTSPPSTSPSPAPATQQSTDMSSQQPPSQPPQPSNGASKPAKPPKQPKSKDAPPAAGGAPGEEKLSPAELKKKAKAEKAARRAKERAEREASGGAGAGPGPNAAPPKKGSTGGGAGGKEAPGQPYKSQRHRRGSATQASATEQKKKQEDKNVAVFGHLYGQPRRTTIAGAGKEVHPAVLALGLQMRDYVVCGSSARCVATLLAFKRVIEAYTTPLGTSLSRHLTTHLSHQITYLSTCRPLSISQGNAIRALKLAISSIDPSVPEASAKATLSDFIDNFIREKITVADQVIATSAAEKIQDGDVIVTFAGSSIVKQTLLTAYKQGKKFRVSIIDSRPLFEGKNLARTLANAGLEVQYSLVNGISHAIKDATKVFLGAHAMTSNGRLYSRVGTALVAMSAKERAGGVEVPVIVCCETVKFTDRVALDSIVVNEIADADELVPSQPLKQVTGLPDPADEADTKKGDSKKGGNKAAANAPPAESTPLPEGASPLTNWKETPNLQLLNIMYDVTPAEYVDMVVTEMGSLPPSAVPIVHRMSTNL, translated from the exons ATGGCGAACCCCGTCGACCCTGCGCAgacctctcctccctccaCTTCACCAAGCCCTGCGCCCGCGACGCAACAATCCACCGACATGTCCTCCCAGCAACCCCCCTCCCAGCCACCACAGCCGTCCAACGGCGCATCCAAACCCGCCAAGCCACCTAAACAACCTAAGTCCAAAGATGCCCCTCCGGCCGCGGGCGGAGCTCCAGGGGAGGAAAAACTCAGCCCAGCTGAACTGAAGAAAAAAGCGAAGGCCGAAAAGGCTGCCCGCAGAGCTAAAGAGAGAgctgaaagagaagccagCGGAGGTGCAGGTGCCGGACCAGGGCCCAACGCGGCACCGCCTAAAAAGGGCTCGACTGGAGGCGGCGCTGGAGGGAAGGAGGCTCCGGGACAGCCTTACAAGAGTCAAAGACATCGACGCGGATCTGCTACACAAGCCAGCGCTAcggaacagaagaagaagcaggagGATAAGAATGTCGCTGTCTTTGGACATTTGTATGGACAGCCGAGGAGGACTACTATCGCTGGTGCCGGGAAGGAAGTACACCCTGCTGTATTGGCGCTGGGTCTGCAGATGAGGGATTATGTCGTGTGCGGTAGCAGTGCTCGCTGTGTGGCTACGTTGCTTGCGTTCAAGCGG GTCATCGAGGCTTATACGACCCCCCTGGGTACCTCCCTTTCGCGTCACTTGACTACCCACCTATCCCATCAGATTACCTATCTCTCTACATGCCGTCCTCTCTCCATCAGTCAGGGTAACGCAATCCGTGCGCTTAAACTGGCAATCTCCTCCATCGATCCTTCCGTCCCCGAGGCCAGCGCTAAGGCAACGCTGAGCGATTTTATTGATAACTTCATCCGTGAAAAGATTACCGTGGCCGACCAGGTCATTGCGACCAGCGCCGCAGAGAAGATCCAGGACGGCGATGTGATCGTCACTTTCGCCGGCAGTTCGATCGTGAAGCAGACGCTTCTCACGGCATACAAACAGGGCAAGAAGTTCCGCGTGTCTATCATCGACTCCCGTCCGTTGTTCGAAGGCAAGAACCTGGCCCGCACGCTGGCCAATGCGGGTCTGGAAGTGCAGTACTCTCTCGTCAACGGTATCAGTCATGCTATCAAGGATGCTACAAAAGTGTTCCTCGGCGCACACGCCATGACCAGTAACGGACGACTCTACTCTCGCGTTGGTACAGCCCTAGTCGCTATGTCGGCTAAGGAGCGCGCTGGTGGCGTGGAGGTACCTGTCATCGTTTGCTGTGAGACCGTCAAGTTCACAGACCGCGTTGCCCTTGACAGCATTGTCGTCAACGAAATTGCAGACGCAGACGAGCTCGTCCCCAGCCAGCCCCTAAAGCAAGTGACAGGTCTGCCGGACCCCGCTGACGAGGCCGACACGAAGAAAGGCGATTCGAAAAAAGGTGGCAATAAGGCTGCTGCCAATGCTCCCCCTGCAGAGTCGACACCCCTGCCTGAGGGCGCTTCGCCGCTTACAAACTGGAAGGAAACACCTAATCTACAGCTCTTGAACATCATGTACGACGTGACCCCGGCTGAGTACGTCGACATGGTAGTCACAGAAATGGGCAGCTTGCCGCCGAGCGCGGTTCCGATCGTGCATCGGATGAGTACGAACTTGTGA